From one Passer domesticus isolate bPasDom1 chromosome 15, bPasDom1.hap1, whole genome shotgun sequence genomic stretch:
- the GRAP gene encoding GRB2-related adapter protein — protein sequence MESLALYSFQATEEDELPFHKGDTLKILNMEDDQNWYKAELFGREGFVPKNYIKVKPHPWYAGRISRQLAEERLLQRDHLGAFLIRDSESAPGEFSLSVSYGKHVQHFKVLRERNGKYFLWEEKFNSLNELVDFYRMTTISKEQQIFLWDEEQAQEQASQGSCSSRGGTASPPGPWQCCPVPGAGRWGPLSSHQPQPSASLPVKRPRFVQAQFDFSAQEGSQLPFLRGDIIEVLGCPDPNWWQGKIYGRVGLFPRSYVHPIHK from the exons ATGGAGTCGCTGGCCCTGTACAGCTTCCAGGCGACGGAGGAGGACGAGCTGCCCTTCCACAAAGGGGACACGCTGAAG ATCCTCAACATGGAGGATGACCAGAACTGGTACAAGGCTGAGCTGTTCGGCCGCGAGGGCTTTGTCCCCAAAAACTACATCAAGGTCAAGCCACACCC GTGGTACGCGGGCAGGATCTCccggcagctggcagaggagcgGCTGCTGCAGCGCGATCACCTGGGAGCCTTCCTGATCCGCGACAGCGAGAGCGCCCCGGGCGAGTTCTCCCTCTCCGTCAG CTACGGGAAGCACGTCCAGCACTTCAAGGTGCTCAGGGAGAGGAACGGCAAATATTTCCTCTGGGAGGAAAAGTTCAACTCCCTCAACGAGCTGGTGGATTTCTACAGGATGACCACGATCTCCAAAGAGCAGCAGATTTTCCTGTGGGACGAGGAGCAGGCCCAGGAG CAGGCATCCCAAGGCTCGTGCTCATCCCGTGGTGGCACAGCATCCCCACCAGgaccctggcagtgctgcccagtgccaggggctggcaggtgGGGCCCCCTCTCCTCCCACCAACCCCAGCCCTCAGCTTCCCTGCCGGTGAAGAGACCCCGATTCGTGCAAGCCCAGTTCGACTTCTCAGCCCAGGagggctcccagctgcccttccTCCGTGGGGACATCATTGAGGTCCTGGGCTGCCCCGACCCCAACTGGTGGCAGGGGAAGATCTACGGCCGTGTCGGGCTCTTCCCACGGAGCTACGTCCACCCCATCCACAAGTGA